A region of Panthera uncia isolate 11264 chromosome D4, Puncia_PCG_1.0, whole genome shotgun sequence DNA encodes the following proteins:
- the LOC125911323 gene encoding LOW QUALITY PROTEIN: zinc finger protein 658B-like (The sequence of the model RefSeq protein was modified relative to this genomic sequence to represent the inferred CDS: inserted 2 bases in 1 codon; deleted 1 base in 1 codon; substituted 1 base at 1 genomic stop codon) yields the protein MSLMHLLSILAMRERIVERNILITIKICKCLVMWRNLFRIRLFRFWGSLLNIMNMIMLSMIRQLPLNVRVPTYKRDLINLEKTYDKPNIVSPNIHIEKSHSEFDEDACIKTGNSFSKVTPLQRTETGEKTLGQKAHFREYQRTHTGVKSFECGKNLNHNLAITVQERTPTIETSCDNDTYRETFSSQSAFSLHQRIPRRQKQYESNECQESFSRSSSLIVHQRTPTSEKPYECNECGRAFSRKSSLVGHQRKHRAGKPYECKGCRKAFTYMACLRVHQTIHTGEKPYECNECGKTFTQKSSLGIHQRTHTGEKLYECNECGKSLAYQQHFRGHQRIHAVEKSYGCIKSGKTFSHKASLGMHQRTHTGENLYECNECGKTFTCMSHLRRHERTHTGRKPYRCIECGKTFLWEKILKIHWRIHTGEKPYACNECGRAFSYMSQLRAHQKKHTGQKPHECNECGKAFTRRSSLAIHQRTHTGEKPYECNECGKAYSWESSLELHQRTHTGEKPYECNECQKAFTQKSSLVIHRKSHTGEKPYKCNECGKAYTWKSSLALHQRTHTADRLHKCNECGKAFTCMSRLRGHQKIHTGEKPYECIECGKTFLWKSFLRIHQRIHTGEKPYECNVCRKAYTWKSNLELHQRTHTGEKPHECNHCGKTFTQKSSLIIHQRTHTGEKPYECNECGKAYTCMSRLRGHQRIHTGEKLYECIECGKTFIWKSILRMHWRRHTQEKPYECNECGRAFTYKHHFRIHQRIHTGEKPYKCNECGKAYTQKSSLIIHQRNHTGEKPHECNECGKAFTCMSRLXGHQKIHTTKKPYKCIECGKTFLWKSLLRTHQRRHTQEKPYECNECGKGYTWKSSLELHQRTHTGEKPHECNDCGKTFTQKSSLIIHQRSHXGEKPYECNECGKAYTCVSRLRGHQRIHTGEKLNECIECGKIFVWKSVLKMHLRRHTQEKPYECNGCGRAFTYKHYLRIHQRTHTGEKPYECVECEKSFVWKSVLIAHQRMHARKKC from the exons ATGAGTTTAATGCATCTTCTTTCAATACTAGCAATGAGAGAACGAATAGTGGAGAGAAATATTTTGATTACAATCAAGATTTGCAAGTGTTTAGTCATGTGGAGGAACTTATTCAGGATCAGACTTTTCAGATTTTGGGGCAGTCTTTTGAACATAATGAACATGATAATGCTTTCCATGATAAGGCAACTTCCATTAAATGTAAGAGTGCCCACATACAAGAGGGATCTTATAAATTTGGAAAAAACTTATGATAAACCAAACATTGTCTCTCCAAATATTCACATAGAGAAGAGTCATTCTGAATTTGATGAAGATGCATGTATTAAAACCGGGAACAGTTTTAGTAAGGTTACTCCACTTCAGAGAACTGAAACAGGAGAGAAAACTTTAGGTCAAAAAGCACATTTCAGAGAATatcagagaactcacacaggagTGAAATCCTTTGAATGTGGAAAAAACTTAAACCACAATTTAGCAATTACAGTGCAAGAGAGGACTCCCACAATAGAGACATCTTGTGATAATGACACTTATAGGGAAACTTTCAGTTCTCAGTCGGCTTTCAGTCTACATCAGAGAATTCCCAGGAGACAAAAACAGTATGAGAGCAATGAATGTCAAGAATCTTTCTCTAGAAGTTCATCCCTCATTGTACATCAAAGAACTCCCACAAGTGAGAAgccctatgaatgtaatgaatgtgggagaGCTTTTTCCAGGAAATCATCCCTAGTAGGGCATCAGAGAAAACACAGAGCGgggaaaccctatgaatgtaaagGATGCAGGAAAGCTTTTACCTATATGGCATGCCTCAGAGTGCATCAGACAATTCACACAggggagaaaccctatgaatgtaatgaatgtgggaaaactTTCACCCAGAAGTCAAGCCTTGGAAtacatcagagaactcacacaggagagaaactctatgaatgtaatgaatgtgggaagtcTTTGGCCTACCAACAACACTTCAGAGGACATCAGAGAATTCATGCAGTGGAGAAATCCTATGGATGTATTAAATCGGGTAAAACTTTCAGCCATAAGGCAAGCCTTGGAATgcatcagagaactcacacagggGAAAATCtatatgaatgtaatgaatgtgggaaaactTTCACCTGCATGTCGCACCTTAGAAGACATGAGAGAACTCATACAGGGAGGAAGCCCTATCGATGTATAGAATGTGGGAAAACTTTCCTCTGGGAGAAAATCCTGAAGATACATTGGAGAATTCACACAGGGGAGAAACCTTATgcatgtaatgaatgtgggagaGCTTTTAGCTACATGTCACAACTCAGAGCACATCAGAAAAAGCACACAGGGCAGAAACCCCATGAATGTAATGAGTGTGGGAAGGCTTTCACCCGGAGGTCAAGCCTTGCAAtacatcagagaactcacacaggggagaaaccctatgaatgtaatgaatgtgggaaagcttaCAGCTGGGAGTCTAGCCTTGAACtacatcagagaactcacacaggggagaagccctatgaatgtaatgaatgtcAGAAAGCTTTCACTCAGAAGTCAAGCCTTGTAATACATCGGAAAAGTCACACAGGGGAAAAACCCTATAAATGTAATGAGTGTGGGAAAGCTTACACCTGGAAGTCAAGTCTTGCACtacatcagagaactcacacagCAGACAGACTCcacaaatgtaatgaatgtgggaaagctttcacCTGCATGTCACGCCTCCGAGGACATCAGAAAatccacacaggagagaaaccctatgaatgtataGAATGTGGGAAAACCTTCCTCTGGAAGTCATTCCTGAGAatacatcagagaattcacacaggagagaaaccctatgaatgtaatgtATGTCGGAAAGCTTATACCTGGAAGTCAAACCTTGAACtacatcagagaactcacacagggGAGAAGCCCCATGAATGT AATCACTGTGGGAAGACTTTCACCCAGAAGTCAAGCCTTATAAtacatcagagaactcacacaggagagaaaccctatgaatgtaatgaatgtggaaaagcttACACCTGCATGTCACGCCTCAGAggacatcagagaattcacacagggGAGAAACTTTATGAGTGTATTGAATGTGGTAAAACTTTCATCTGGAAGTCAATCCTGAGAATGCACTGGAGGAGGCATACACAGGAGAAGCCATacgaatgtaatgaatgtgggagaGCTTTCACGTACAAACACCACTTTAGAatacatcagagaattcacactggggagaaaccctataaatgtaATGAGTGTGGGAAAGCTTACACCCAGAAGTCAAGCCTTATAATACATCAGAGAAATCACACCGGGGAAAAACCCcatgaatgtaatgaatgtgggaaagctttcacCTGCATGTCACGCCTCTGAGGACATCAGAAAATCCACACAACGAAGAAACCCTATAAATGTATAGAATGTGGGAAAACATTCCTCTGGAAGTCATTGCTGAGAACACATCAGAGGAGGCATACACAGGAGAAGCCCTATGAATGTAATGAGTGTGGGAAAGGTTATACCTGGAAGTCAAGCCTTGAACtacatcagagaactcacacaggTGAGAAACCTCATGAATGTAATGACTGTGGGAAGACTTTCACCCAGAAGTCAAGCCTTATAATACATCAAAGAAGTCA AGGGGAAAAACCATATGAATGTAACGAATGTGGAAAAGCTTACACCTGCGTGTCACGCCTCAGGggacatcagagaattcacacagggGAGAAACTCAATGAATGTATTGAATGTGGTAAAATTTTCGTCTGGAAGTCCGTCCTCAAAATGCACTTAAGGAGGCATACACAGGAGAAGCCATATGAATGTAATGGATGTGGGAGAGCTTTCACCTACAAACACTACTTGAGAAtacatcagagaactcacacaggggagaaaccctatgaatgtgtTGAGTGTGAGAAGAGTTTTGTTTGGAAATCGGTCCTCATAGCACATCAGAGAATGCATGCAAGGAAGAAATGCTGA